The following coding sequences are from one Candidatus Nitrohelix vancouverensis window:
- the dnaA gene encoding chromosomal replication initiator protein DnaA, translating to MNSPDVLWNRCLDHVKSKIHAENYATWFSPTYIRSYEENSFLIAVPNYFYKKCLEENYLDLIQESVKKVTGAAPEIDFYIDPEFGEEQENSSPVIEIPAPTLSAERMEQGPASTLNPKFTFSSFVVGSSNQFAQAAAQAVAKNPAMAYNPLFLYGGVGLGKTHLLHAIGNEILRNNSNVHVRYLTAEQFTVDLIESLRKDRMPDFRAKYRPLDVLLVDDIQFIAGKERTQEEFFYTFNALYESHKQVVLSSDRYPKEIHNIEERLRSRFESGLIADIKLPDLETKVAILERKAEFHKKNVPNDVNLFIASNIKTNIRELEGLLLRIIAFASFTRKEITLELAKDVLKDFTYDKNKNFNVPKILKIVASHYNLKVSDLKSKKRSRNISVPRQIAMYLSREYTQTSLPEIGKQFGGKDHTTVLYSYRQISNLIKESSDISGSVQSIIKKIERE from the coding sequence ATGAACTCTCCTGATGTCCTGTGGAATCGTTGTCTCGACCACGTAAAAAGTAAGATACATGCTGAAAACTATGCAACCTGGTTTTCTCCTACCTATATTCGATCATACGAAGAAAATTCATTTTTAATAGCAGTTCCGAATTATTTTTACAAAAAATGCCTTGAGGAAAATTACCTGGATTTGATTCAGGAATCCGTAAAAAAAGTCACAGGCGCGGCCCCTGAGATTGATTTTTATATCGATCCGGAATTTGGCGAAGAGCAGGAAAATTCCAGTCCTGTTATTGAAATTCCAGCGCCAACTTTGTCTGCGGAGCGGATGGAGCAAGGTCCAGCTTCAACATTGAACCCTAAATTCACTTTTTCCAGCTTTGTTGTGGGTTCCAGCAACCAGTTTGCCCAGGCGGCGGCTCAAGCCGTTGCCAAGAACCCGGCGATGGCCTACAACCCCTTGTTTTTATATGGCGGAGTCGGGCTGGGGAAAACCCATCTACTGCACGCGATCGGCAACGAAATTCTGCGCAATAATTCCAATGTTCATGTGCGCTATTTAACGGCAGAGCAATTCACCGTCGATTTGATCGAATCGTTGAGAAAAGACCGGATGCCTGATTTTCGGGCAAAATACCGTCCTCTCGATGTCTTGCTGGTGGACGATATCCAGTTCATCGCGGGCAAAGAACGGACGCAAGAGGAATTCTTTTACACATTCAACGCCCTGTACGAGTCGCACAAGCAGGTTGTCCTGTCGAGCGACCGTTACCCGAAGGAAATCCACAATATTGAAGAGCGCCTGCGCTCGCGCTTCGAGTCGGGTCTGATTGCGGACATCAAATTGCCGGATTTAGAAACGAAAGTGGCGATTCTTGAAAGAAAAGCGGAGTTTCACAAGAAAAACGTTCCGAACGACGTCAATCTTTTCATCGCCAGCAATATCAAAACCAATATTCGCGAGTTGGAAGGCCTGTTGTTGCGGATCATTGCTTTTGCCTCGTTCACCCGTAAAGAGATCACCCTGGAGCTGGCGAAAGACGTTTTGAAGGACTTCACCTACGATAAAAACAAGAACTTCAATGTCCCCAAGATATTGAAAATAGTAGCTTCCCACTACAATCTGAAGGTTTCCGATCTCAAATCGAAGAAGCGTTCGCGCAATATTTCAGTCCCTCGCCAGATCGCCATGTATTTGTCGCGGGAATACACCCAGACTTCGCTCCCGGAAATCGGCAAACAGTTTGGGGGAAAAGATCACACCACAGTTTTATATTCTTACCGCCAGATCTCCAACCTGATCAAAGAAAGTTCTGATATTTCAGGCTCGGTGCAAAGCATCATCAAGAAAATCGAACGTGAATAA